A single genomic interval of Deltaproteobacteria bacterium harbors:
- a CDS encoding (2Fe-2S)-binding protein — protein MNKTIKMRVNGKKVEAEVPTNRLLIDFLRYDVGLTGTKEGCSVGVCGACTVLMNGDMISSCLTLAVMADGQDITTVEGLAKNGELNPVQKSFIQYGGFQCGICTPGQVVAATALLEENPKPNEDQIKDWMMGNLCRCTGYYKIIESIQKAHQFAK, from the coding sequence ATGAACAAGACCATAAAGATGCGCGTCAACGGCAAAAAAGTTGAAGCCGAAGTCCCGACTAACCGTTTGCTGATCGACTTTTTGCGTTATGACGTCGGTCTTACCGGCACCAAAGAGGGCTGCAGCGTCGGCGTCTGCGGCGCCTGCACGGTTTTGATGAACGGCGACATGATTAGCTCTTGTTTGACGCTTGCGGTGATGGCCGACGGCCAAGATATCACCACGGTCGAAGGACTGGCGAAAAACGGCGAGCTCAATCCGGTGCAAAAAAGCTTCATCCAATACGGCGGTTTTCAATGCGGCATCTGCACCCCCGGCCAGGTCGTCGCAGCCACTGCTCTGTTAGAAGAAAATCCCAAGCCCAACGAAGACCAGATCAAAGATTGGATGATGGGCAATCTGTGCCGCTGCACAGGCTACTACAAGATCATCGAGTCGATTCAGAAGGCGCATCAATTCGCCAAATAA
- a CDS encoding xanthine dehydrogenase family protein subunit M, translating to MIPFEYKTPKSLKEVQANLKDAGSDGKLIAGGTALVIMMKQRLVRPTCLISLRSVRGLNGIEVKDGGLSIGGLATHREVESSALVKRRLPVLAETYHHVATLRVRNMATVGGGLAHADPNQDPPPTLIALGASVKAASANGSRVIPLDGFFTDYYETVLNPDEIITELFIPKVAANTGMAYIKFLPRTADDYATVSAAAVLTLDKAKKNIADVRIALGSVGVTPIRATEAEAVLRGQPLKAEAFAEAGEKAKGAVDPVSDFRGSAGYKKDMAAVFVRRALEKALADIRQQGRAKPAAKPAKKKAPAKKGKRR from the coding sequence ATGATACCCTTCGAATACAAAACCCCGAAAAGCCTGAAAGAAGTCCAGGCCAACCTGAAAGATGCGGGCAGCGACGGCAAGCTCATCGCCGGCGGCACGGCGCTCGTCATCATGATGAAACAGCGCTTGGTACGGCCGACTTGTTTGATCAGCCTGCGCAGCGTGCGCGGCCTAAACGGCATCGAAGTGAAAGACGGCGGTCTCAGCATCGGCGGCCTGGCAACCCATCGTGAAGTGGAATCCTCAGCGCTGGTCAAACGCAGACTGCCGGTGTTGGCAGAAACCTATCACCACGTCGCCACTCTGCGGGTGCGCAACATGGCAACCGTCGGCGGCGGCCTGGCCCACGCCGACCCCAACCAAGACCCACCGCCAACCTTGATCGCTCTGGGCGCCTCAGTCAAAGCCGCCTCGGCCAATGGCAGCCGCGTGATTCCGCTCGACGGCTTTTTCACCGATTATTACGAAACCGTATTGAACCCGGACGAAATCATCACGGAGCTGTTCATTCCTAAAGTGGCAGCGAACACGGGCATGGCCTATATCAAGTTTCTGCCGCGTACCGCCGACGACTACGCCACAGTCTCGGCCGCAGCGGTTTTAACGTTGGACAAAGCCAAGAAAAATATCGCCGACGTGCGCATTGCACTAGGCAGTGTCGGCGTCACGCCGATTCGCGCCACCGAGGCCGAAGCGGTTCTGCGCGGCCAACCACTCAAGGCGGAAGCTTTTGCGGAAGCCGGCGAAAAGGCCAAAGGAGCCGTCGATCCGGTTAGCGATTTCCGTGGCTCGGCCGGCTACAAGAAAGACATGGCGGCGGTGTTTGTCCGCCGCGCGTTGGAAAAAGCACTCGCTGACATTCGCCAACAAGGCCGGGCAAAGCCAGCGGCCAAGCCCGCCAAGAAGAAAGCTCCTGCAAAGAAAGGGAAACGCCGTTGA
- a CDS encoding quinone-dependent dihydroorotate dehydrogenase, giving the protein MSFFYQSIIRPYLFSKDPEESHEKILRILGRCEGLSDSLDLIYRVDDTRLNVQIGPLKLANPVGLAGGFDKNALAPKTIASFGFGFMEVGAITAQAQPGNPKPRLYRLPEDLALINRLGFNNEGAGAIAGKLGRLRARGAWPKIPLGMNIGRTKIVETKDAVADFLSCFERLFAHGDFFTLNVSSPNTPNLRDLQEKTLLRDLLTAVQEKNNTLAGAAKISPKAVFVKIAPDMEYSQVDEILQVLADTKLTGVVATNATAFHREGLKSVNGPEPGGLSGRPITDLVTKFIRHIYSQTKGKFPIIGVGGIFDAEDAWEKIKAGANAVQIYTGWVYEGPGTVKRINRGLLRLMERDGFKRVADAVGSGAGGDKAHH; this is encoded by the coding sequence ATGTCTTTTTTTTATCAATCGATCATCCGTCCTTATTTGTTCAGCAAAGATCCCGAAGAGAGTCACGAAAAAATTCTGCGCATTCTCGGTCGCTGCGAGGGGCTTTCTGATTCGCTGGATTTGATTTATCGCGTCGACGACACGCGGTTAAACGTGCAAATCGGCCCGCTGAAACTTGCCAATCCGGTGGGACTTGCCGGCGGCTTCGACAAAAATGCCCTGGCACCCAAGACCATCGCTTCTTTTGGTTTCGGCTTTATGGAAGTCGGCGCGATTACCGCGCAAGCGCAGCCGGGCAATCCCAAGCCGCGTTTGTATCGCCTGCCGGAAGACTTGGCGTTGATCAATCGGCTCGGCTTCAACAACGAAGGCGCTGGGGCGATCGCCGGCAAGCTGGGGCGCTTGCGGGCGCGCGGCGCCTGGCCGAAGATTCCGCTCGGCATGAACATCGGCCGCACCAAGATCGTCGAGACCAAAGACGCGGTGGCGGATTTTCTCTCGTGTTTTGAAAGGCTATTTGCGCACGGCGATTTCTTCACACTCAACGTCAGCTCGCCCAACACCCCCAATCTGCGCGATTTGCAGGAAAAGACTTTGCTGCGCGATTTGCTCACCGCCGTGCAGGAGAAGAATAACACGCTTGCCGGCGCGGCGAAAATCTCACCCAAAGCGGTGTTTGTGAAGATCGCCCCCGACATGGAGTATTCGCAAGTCGATGAGATTCTTCAGGTGCTCGCAGACACCAAGCTCACCGGCGTGGTTGCGACCAATGCCACGGCGTTTCACCGCGAAGGACTGAAATCGGTCAATGGTCCGGAGCCGGGCGGTTTGAGCGGGCGGCCGATCACCGATTTGGTGACGAAATTTATCCGCCACATTTATTCGCAGACGAAAGGAAAATTCCCCATCATCGGTGTTGGCGGTATCTTTGACGCCGAAGACGCTTGGGAGAAAATCAAAGCGGGTGCGAATGCAGTGCAAATCTATACGGGCTGGGTTTACGAGGGGCCAGGAACTGTTAAACGGATCAATCGGGGCTTGTTACGGCTCATGGAGCGGGACGGCTTCAAACGGGTCGCCGACGCGGTGGGCAGTGGCGCCGGCGGCGATAAGGCGCATCACTAA
- a CDS encoding S-(hydroxymethyl)glutathione dehydrogenase/class III alcohol dehydrogenase codes for MKSRAAVAWEAGKPLVIEEVEVADPRKGEVLLQIKATGVCHTDAYTLSGKDPEGLFPAIMGHEGGAVVVEVGADVKSIKVGDHVIPLYIPECGECKFCKSGRTNLCGAIRLTQGKGLMPDGSSRFSVKGKTILHYMGTSTFSEYTVLPEIAVAKINPAAPLDKVCLLGCGVTTGIGAVLNTAKVRAGSIAAVFGLGGIGLSVIQGLTMAKAERIIAIDTNPDKFTMAKSLGATEFINPSEHTKPIQEVIVDMTDGGVDYSFECIGNVKTMRAALECCHKGWGEATIIGVAGAGEEISTRPFQLVTGRVWRGTAFGGVKGRSQLPGYVDRYMQGEIKVDPMITHRLTLEKINDAFDLMHAGKSIRSVISF; via the coding sequence ATGAAATCGCGCGCTGCTGTGGCTTGGGAGGCGGGCAAACCGCTGGTCATTGAAGAAGTCGAGGTTGCCGACCCCAGGAAGGGCGAAGTCTTATTGCAAATCAAAGCGACTGGCGTTTGCCACACCGACGCTTACACGCTTTCCGGAAAAGATCCCGAAGGACTCTTCCCTGCGATCATGGGCCATGAAGGCGGCGCGGTCGTCGTCGAAGTTGGCGCCGATGTGAAAAGCATCAAAGTCGGCGACCACGTGATTCCGCTCTACATTCCCGAATGTGGCGAATGCAAGTTCTGCAAATCCGGCCGGACAAATCTTTGCGGCGCGATTCGTTTGACCCAAGGCAAAGGCCTCATGCCCGACGGCAGCTCGCGCTTCTCAGTCAAAGGCAAGACGATTCTGCACTACATGGGCACTTCGACTTTTTCGGAATACACCGTGCTGCCGGAAATCGCCGTGGCCAAAATTAATCCTGCCGCGCCGCTCGACAAAGTCTGCCTGCTCGGCTGCGGCGTTACCACCGGCATCGGCGCGGTTTTGAACACTGCAAAGGTTCGCGCCGGTTCCATCGCTGCAGTCTTTGGCCTGGGCGGCATCGGCCTCAGCGTCATTCAGGGTTTAACGATGGCCAAAGCCGAGCGGATCATTGCCATTGATACCAATCCGGATAAATTCACCATGGCGAAATCATTGGGTGCGACCGAATTCATCAATCCCAGCGAGCACACCAAACCGATTCAGGAAGTCATCGTCGACATGACCGACGGCGGCGTCGATTATTCGTTCGAATGCATCGGCAACGTCAAAACCATGCGCGCGGCCCTGGAGTGTTGCCACAAAGGCTGGGGCGAGGCGACCATCATCGGCGTCGCCGGCGCCGGCGAAGAGATCAGCACCCGGCCGTTTCAATTGGTCACCGGTCGGGTCTGGCGCGGCACCGCCTTCGGCGGCGTCAAAGGCCGCTCGCAATTACCGGGTTACGTCGACCGCTACATGCAAGGCGAAATCAAAGTCGACCCGATGATCACACACCGCTTGACGCTGGAAAAGATTAACGACGCGTTCGACCTCATGCACGCCGGCAAGAGCATTCGCTCGGTGATCAGCTTCTGA
- a CDS encoding GNAT family N-acetyltransferase: MADSEVKITTDPAEIREAQKLRFEVFNLEMHKGLQASYERGLDVDAFDPFCDHLIVRESKKNEIVGTYRLLRGSRVDKNLGFYSESEFDIGKIKKLDGEILELGRTCARRDFRDRALIPLMWQTIARYVEEHKVRYLFGCGSLYTTDPDEVSECFSVLKKDYYAPEALRVDPVAGYRFENVRDDQPVADAHSVFLKLPSLIKGYLRLGALVCGPPALDREFGPTDFLVLLDIQNLSDEYVSRFGMVGSKVRNAVG, translated from the coding sequence ATGGCCGATTCCGAAGTCAAAATAACTACCGATCCTGCAGAGATTCGGGAAGCGCAAAAGCTGCGCTTTGAAGTTTTCAATCTCGAGATGCACAAGGGATTGCAGGCATCCTACGAGCGCGGTCTCGACGTCGATGCCTTCGATCCATTTTGCGATCATTTGATCGTGCGCGAAAGCAAGAAAAATGAAATCGTCGGCACCTACCGCTTGCTGCGTGGTTCGCGGGTCGACAAAAACCTCGGTTTTTATTCCGAGAGTGAGTTCGATATCGGCAAAATCAAAAAACTCGATGGTGAAATTTTGGAATTGGGGCGCACCTGCGCGCGCCGAGATTTCCGCGATCGCGCGCTGATCCCACTCATGTGGCAGACCATCGCCCGCTACGTGGAAGAGCACAAGGTGCGCTATCTATTCGGCTGCGGCAGCCTGTACACGACCGATCCGGACGAAGTGAGTGAGTGTTTTTCGGTGCTGAAAAAAGACTATTACGCGCCGGAAGCGCTGCGGGTCGACCCCGTGGCCGGTTATCGTTTTGAAAACGTGCGGGACGATCAGCCGGTGGCGGACGCCCACAGCGTGTTTTTAAAACTGCCAAGTTTGATCAAGGGCTATCTGCGCCTGGGGGCGCTGGTGTGCGGACCGCCGGCTTTGGATCGCGAGTTTGGCCCGACCGATTTCTTGGTCTTGCTCGATATTCAAAACTTGAGCGACGAATACGTCAGCCGCTTTGGCATGGTCGGATCGAAGGTGCGCAATGCGGTGGGCTAA
- a CDS encoding 1-acyl-sn-glycerol-3-phosphate acyltransferase: MRWAKLAAFLSLWMFFFGVVALMHVWISVLHLPNRWKIISRITRSYTLLLRAILNIKVTLVGDEGNLERGGYVIIANHMSYVDGIVLGSLFPIVFVSKKEVRSWPIVGQWNILSGTIFIDRQHRAKVGALVTEMKNKLQQEANILLFPEGTSTNGERVLPFQTVPLAAPLRNRSVIVPVTLAYKSIEDQPVNKSNRDLIYWYGDMDFMTHFWKLLALRSVEVLVPVQPKIECFRYADNSAGRKKLAEDCYNRVLGKFVDPDLNQEDDEEQERPSLLS; the protein is encoded by the coding sequence ATGCGGTGGGCTAAACTCGCGGCATTTCTCTCGCTCTGGATGTTTTTCTTTGGCGTGGTCGCACTGATGCATGTATGGATTAGCGTGCTGCACCTGCCCAATCGCTGGAAAATAATCAGCCGCATCACGCGCAGCTATACGCTTTTGCTGCGCGCCATTCTCAACATCAAAGTGACGCTGGTCGGTGATGAGGGCAATCTGGAGCGGGGCGGCTATGTGATCATCGCCAACCACATGAGCTACGTCGACGGCATCGTGCTCGGCAGTCTTTTCCCGATCGTGTTCGTGTCGAAGAAAGAAGTGCGTAGCTGGCCCATCGTCGGCCAGTGGAACATATTGTCGGGGACGATCTTCATCGATCGCCAGCATCGCGCGAAGGTGGGCGCGCTGGTGACCGAGATGAAAAACAAATTGCAGCAGGAAGCCAATATCTTACTGTTTCCTGAGGGAACTTCGACCAACGGCGAGCGCGTGCTGCCGTTTCAGACGGTGCCGCTGGCGGCGCCGCTGCGTAACCGTTCCGTCATCGTGCCGGTGACCCTTGCTTACAAGAGCATCGAGGATCAACCGGTGAACAAGAGCAACCGCGACTTGATTTACTGGTATGGCGACATGGATTTCATGACGCATTTCTGGAAGCTCTTGGCGCTGCGCAGCGTGGAAGTGTTGGTCCCCGTGCAGCCGAAGATCGAATGTTTCAGATATGCGGACAATTCCGCTGGCAGAAAAAAACTTGCCGAGGACTGTTACAATCGTGTCCTCGGCAAGTTTGTCGATCCGGATCTTAATCAGGAAGACGACGAAGAGCAGGAAAGGCCCAGTCTACTGAGTTAA
- a CDS encoding OmpA family protein, which produces MKSYRVSLVAAALSLALAAKPAVAGPDPYDDSQSHPLRILAYLLHPAAVVTEWLVFRPFHHLVSATEAQETLFGHRNHPPVLSEPQPYYDYGMPKRVPLAETKFQIKQQQQQPAAAAQPPAPEQVRIVEVPVEKVVVKEVQKIVEVEKFIFPAVAFDFDSAYLTDLGKGQVYLAAQRLKARNDMTLVIEGHADSRGNDDYNQKLGMQRAQTVMTELANLGIERSRMSAASVGESKPLIEGDARWARAVNRRVELQIKGK; this is translated from the coding sequence ATGAAATCTTACCGTGTGTCACTAGTTGCTGCCGCGTTGTCCCTGGCGCTCGCAGCCAAGCCCGCCGTGGCCGGGCCGGATCCCTACGACGACAGCCAATCGCATCCGCTGAGAATCCTCGCTTACCTATTGCATCCGGCGGCCGTCGTTACCGAGTGGCTGGTGTTTCGCCCGTTCCATCATCTGGTAAGTGCCACCGAGGCGCAGGAAACTTTGTTTGGCCATCGCAACCACCCGCCCGTGCTGTCGGAACCGCAACCCTACTATGACTACGGTATGCCCAAGCGCGTGCCGCTCGCCGAGACCAAGTTTCAAATCAAGCAACAACAGCAGCAGCCCGCAGCGGCAGCTCAGCCGCCGGCGCCGGAACAGGTTCGCATCGTCGAAGTACCGGTGGAAAAAGTTGTCGTCAAAGAAGTCCAGAAGATCGTCGAAGTCGAAAAGTTCATTTTTCCCGCAGTCGCTTTTGATTTCGATTCAGCGTATCTGACCGACTTGGGCAAAGGCCAAGTTTATCTTGCCGCCCAGAGGCTAAAGGCAAGAAACGACATGACGCTCGTGATTGAGGGTCATGCCGATAGCCGCGGCAACGATGACTACAATCAAAAATTAGGCATGCAACGCGCCCAGACCGTTATGACCGAACTCGCCAATCTGGGCATCGAGCGCAGCCGCATGTCGGCAGCCAGCGTCGGCGAATCGAAGCCCTTGATCGAGGGCGACGCTCGCTGGGCGCGCGCGGTCAATCGCCGGGTCGAGCTGCAAATCAAAGGCAAATAG
- a CDS encoding extracellular solute-binding protein yields the protein MAFWNSLPLLAFLLGLVVPAKLLAQAIDIEAAKKEGKVIVYAAVPPQTMKVINEPFEKKYGIKVEYWRASATGILERALNEWRVGTAPFDVVEGNKGPQYILKSEGIFAKFQPPSAAKYPKQFLEADQLLTPWRFNPISILYNTTMVKKEEAPKSLQDLLLPKWKGKITIPDPSRHTTTAQFLNDLDTYEGIKWRDFAKSLAQQQPFFVESFAPIVNTVIKGEAALGLTYLKYVGQHKGPIDYARLNKYLADVNYLGVNRKAPHSNAARLYIEYICSLEGQKAMADIAEFVLYPQVAPAFAGADQVPQRTIFMEEPSAEEFKQLREEMRQIFAIGK from the coding sequence ATGGCGTTTTGGAATTCGCTACCGTTGTTGGCTTTTCTGCTCGGCCTGGTTGTGCCGGCAAAGTTGTTGGCCCAAGCCATAGATATTGAAGCCGCCAAGAAAGAAGGCAAAGTCATTGTCTACGCCGCCGTGCCACCGCAAACTATGAAAGTCATCAACGAGCCGTTCGAGAAAAAATATGGCATCAAAGTCGAGTACTGGCGCGCCTCGGCGACTGGTATTTTAGAGCGCGCGTTGAATGAATGGCGCGTCGGCACGGCGCCCTTCGACGTCGTCGAAGGCAACAAAGGACCGCAGTATATTCTCAAGTCCGAAGGCATCTTCGCGAAGTTTCAGCCCCCCTCCGCCGCCAAGTATCCGAAACAGTTTCTCGAAGCCGATCAGCTGCTGACTCCCTGGCGCTTCAACCCGATCAGCATTCTCTACAACACGACGATGGTCAAAAAAGAGGAAGCGCCCAAGAGCCTGCAGGATCTACTGCTGCCGAAATGGAAAGGCAAAATCACCATCCCCGACCCGTCGCGCCACACGACAACCGCGCAATTTCTCAACGACTTAGACACCTACGAGGGCATCAAGTGGCGCGATTTCGCCAAGAGCTTGGCGCAACAGCAGCCGTTCTTTGTCGAGTCGTTCGCGCCCATCGTCAACACCGTGATCAAAGGCGAAGCGGCGCTTGGGCTGACTTACTTAAAATACGTCGGCCAGCACAAAGGGCCGATCGACTACGCTCGGCTCAACAAATATCTCGCCGACGTGAACTATCTAGGAGTGAACCGCAAAGCACCGCACAGCAACGCCGCGCGGCTCTATATTGAGTACATCTGTTCACTCGAAGGTCAGAAGGCGATGGCTGACATCGCCGAGTTTGTCCTCTACCCGCAAGTCGCGCCAGCGTTTGCGGGTGCCGATCAGGTGCCGCAACGCACAATTTTTATGGAAGAGCCAAGCGCCGAGGAGTTCAAACAGCTGCGCGAGGAGATGCGCCAGATCTTTGCCATCGGCAAGTAA
- a CDS encoding 6-pyruvoyl tetrahydrobiopterin synthase, whose protein sequence is MSRTFSIEVAKDYFNFASAHFLIFANGQREPLHGHNYQVGVKIEGELDRAGVVLDFITFKPMVKKICDSLDHRTMIQTESPIIQVRKRPKEIEVRYRQQKIILPRQDVILLPLANTSTELLAEHVANQIRRQVKQKFHGAKLRSIEVGVEEARGQRGYFKGEF, encoded by the coding sequence ATGTCACGCACGTTCAGTATCGAAGTTGCCAAGGATTATTTTAATTTCGCCTCGGCGCATTTTTTGATATTCGCCAACGGCCAACGCGAGCCGCTGCACGGCCACAACTATCAAGTGGGCGTTAAAATCGAGGGCGAGCTCGATCGTGCCGGCGTGGTTTTGGATTTTATTACGTTTAAGCCGATGGTCAAAAAAATCTGCGACTCGCTCGACCATCGCACGATGATTCAAACCGAAAGCCCGATCATCCAGGTGCGCAAACGGCCCAAAGAAATCGAAGTGCGCTACCGGCAGCAAAAAATAATCTTACCCAGGCAGGATGTGATTCTCCTGCCGCTTGCCAACACCAGCACCGAGCTGCTCGCCGAGCATGTTGCCAACCAAATCCGCCGCCAGGTGAAGCAAAAGTTTCACGGCGCCAAGCTGCGCAGCATCGAAGTCGGCGTCGAAGAGGCGCGCGGCCAGCGCGGCTATTTCAAAGGCGAATTCTAG
- a CDS encoding pyridoxamine 5'-phosphate oxidase family protein — translation MIKLTDDMRKMIDPALENGCPCILATVSGDGEPDIGYKGSMLVFDDSSLAYWERTRRVHLKNVQENPKVIVLFRDAKTKVGLRFHGKVEIHEKDALWEQVMARTVKEELDKDPERKGLAMIIRLDKVTNMGGQVLMSR, via the coding sequence ATGATCAAGTTAACCGATGATATGCGTAAGATGATCGACCCGGCACTGGAAAATGGTTGCCCTTGTATTTTGGCCACGGTTTCCGGCGACGGCGAGCCGGACATCGGCTACAAAGGCAGCATGCTGGTGTTCGACGATTCGTCGCTCGCCTACTGGGAGCGCACGCGCCGGGTGCATCTAAAAAATGTTCAAGAAAATCCCAAAGTGATCGTGCTGTTCCGTGACGCCAAGACCAAAGTTGGCCTGCGTTTCCACGGCAAAGTCGAGATCCATGAAAAAGACGCGCTGTGGGAACAGGTGATGGCGCGCACTGTGAAAGAAGAGTTGGACAAAGATCCCGAGCGCAAAGGATTGGCGATGATCATCCGGCTCGACAAGGTGACCAATATGGGCGGACAGGTTTTGATGTCGCGCTGA
- a CDS encoding ornithine cyclodeaminase family protein, whose product MPFLVRAEEVTGLLTMEAAIDAVAAGFSEFGRSPELNAPRRRITTPDGVRVSVHPGGVPALGGIGVLAHAEHVAVSKEVQTYHNMGGPVTVLFDTKDSSLMGIVVGRIGVAEIEAERPTPMRTSATSAVGTRCLAREDAKTLGILGAGSEAKYHLLAFSKVRQFETVKVFCRTEKTRHEFCRMMEKLVPCTIKPVASAKEAVEDCDVVLTATNSNVAVFDGAWLSPGTHVTSIMGGNVGLVKAGIAQVKRRELDDTTIRRSDVIVVNSLEQAVQDEQGDLYDPVQAGFLTWERVGELGALLNGKIAGRTGAQQITLFKNNAGQGIADVAVATKVFKLAREKGLGIEF is encoded by the coding sequence ATGCCATTTCTGGTTCGCGCCGAAGAGGTCACCGGTTTGTTGACGATGGAAGCGGCGATCGACGCCGTCGCAGCGGGCTTTAGCGAGTTCGGCCGCAGCCCCGAGCTCAATGCGCCGCGCCGGCGCATCACCACACCCGACGGCGTGCGCGTGAGCGTGCATCCCGGCGGCGTGCCGGCCTTGGGTGGCATCGGTGTGCTCGCGCACGCCGAGCATGTGGCGGTGTCAAAAGAAGTGCAGACCTATCACAACATGGGCGGGCCGGTGACCGTCTTGTTCGACACCAAAGATTCCTCGCTGATGGGGATCGTTGTTGGCCGCATCGGTGTCGCCGAAATCGAAGCCGAGCGGCCGACGCCCATGCGCACCTCGGCCACCAGCGCAGTGGGCACGCGCTGTCTGGCGCGCGAGGATGCCAAGACCCTGGGTATTCTCGGCGCCGGCAGCGAAGCGAAGTATCACTTGCTGGCTTTTTCTAAAGTGCGCCAGTTCGAGACCGTCAAAGTCTTCTGCCGCACCGAGAAAACCCGCCACGAATTTTGCCGCATGATGGAAAAACTCGTGCCCTGCACGATAAAACCGGTGGCCAGCGCCAAAGAAGCGGTGGAAGATTGCGACGTGGTGCTGACGGCGACCAACTCGAATGTCGCGGTGTTTGACGGCGCCTGGCTGTCGCCGGGAACCCATGTGACTTCAATCATGGGCGGCAACGTCGGCTTGGTCAAAGCCGGCATCGCACAAGTGAAGCGGCGCGAGCTCGACGACACCACGATCCGCCGCAGCGACGTGATCGTGGTCAATTCCCTCGAACAAGCGGTCCAGGACGAGCAGGGCGATCTTTATGATCCGGTGCAAGCGGGATTTCTAACCTGGGAGCGCGTCGGAGAGTTGGGGGCGCTCTTGAACGGGAAAATTGCCGGCCGAACCGGCGCGCAGCAGATTACCTTATTCAAGAACAACGCCGGTCAAGGTATCGCCGACGTCGCGGTGGCGACGAAGGTGTTCAAACTCGCGCGCGAGAAAGGGCTGGGGATTGAATTCTAG
- a CDS encoding NIPSNAP family protein gives MVAIVNLFVGRIGKFHKGDKPMFLEMRTYVLKPGMTNDFVAGFAEGLPARLQFSKLLGLFCSEVGGLNRVTHVWPYESFEAREKIGAEARKTGKWPPKVQHLILTQENKIVQLAPYSPPLPEKKMGEIYEFRTYTYQPGSMPTVFERWSKIIGERTKVSPLVFAGQTVIGPLNQYIHVWAYKDAGERERLRAEAMKLQGWPPATRELLVAQENTVMTPARCAPFV, from the coding sequence ATGGTTGCAATCGTCAATCTGTTTGTGGGAAGGATAGGAAAATTTCACAAGGGGGATAAGCCTATGTTTCTCGAGATGCGTACATACGTGTTGAAGCCCGGCATGACCAACGATTTTGTTGCAGGCTTTGCCGAAGGGTTGCCGGCGCGCTTGCAATTTTCCAAGCTGTTGGGACTTTTCTGTTCGGAAGTGGGTGGCCTCAATCGGGTGACCCATGTCTGGCCCTATGAAAGCTTCGAAGCGCGCGAGAAGATTGGCGCCGAAGCACGCAAAACCGGCAAGTGGCCGCCGAAAGTGCAGCATCTTATTCTCACACAGGAAAACAAGATCGTTCAGCTGGCGCCCTATTCGCCGCCCTTGCCGGAAAAAAAGATGGGCGAGATTTATGAGTTCCGCACCTACACCTATCAACCAGGTTCGATGCCAACCGTTTTCGAGCGCTGGAGCAAAATCATCGGCGAGCGCACTAAAGTCTCGCCGTTGGTGTTCGCCGGCCAGACGGTCATCGGACCGCTCAACCAATACATTCACGTCTGGGCCTACAAAGACGCCGGTGAGCGCGAGCGGCTGCGGGCGGAAGCAATGAAGCTGCAGGGCTGGCCGCCGGCAACCCGTGAGCTCTTGGTTGCGCAGGAGAATACCGTGATGACGCCAGCCCGGTGCGCGCCGTTTGTTTGA
- the tenA gene encoding thiaminase II yields the protein MTGKYSDQLRLQSEPIWREIMRHSFLAELHAGTLPMERFVYFILQDYVYLLDFAQVLCMGGAKSGNLETLSMFAHHALGAVEVERSFHASFGKELGFTRKQLDEAKKGPVTEAYIAHLQSVARGGGLAELVAAVLPCYWIYGEVGQALYKNRPRKPAIYRKWIEIYADESFWCPVRKQIQLMNELGAAATGSEKKRLLKNFQLSSRYEYLFWEQAYRLEQWRV from the coding sequence ATGACGGGAAAATACAGCGACCAATTGAGGCTGCAAAGCGAGCCGATCTGGCGCGAAATCATGCGCCATTCGTTTCTCGCCGAGCTCCACGCGGGCACGCTGCCGATGGAGCGGTTCGTCTATTTTATCCTGCAAGATTATGTCTATCTGCTCGATTTCGCTCAGGTGTTGTGCATGGGGGGCGCGAAGTCCGGCAATTTGGAAACGCTTTCGATGTTTGCTCATCATGCGCTTGGCGCGGTCGAGGTCGAGCGCAGCTTTCACGCTAGCTTTGGCAAAGAGCTGGGATTTACCCGCAAGCAACTCGACGAAGCTAAAAAAGGCCCGGTGACCGAGGCCTACATCGCTCATCTGCAATCGGTGGCGCGCGGTGGGGGCTTGGCGGAGCTGGTCGCAGCGGTGCTGCCGTGCTACTGGATTTACGGCGAAGTCGGCCAAGCGCTGTATAAAAACCGGCCGCGCAAGCCAGCGATTTATCGCAAGTGGATTGAGATTTACGCCGATGAATCGTTCTGGTGCCCGGTGCGTAAGCAGATTCAACTCATGAACGAGCTGGGCGCCGCTGCAACCGGCAGCGAGAAAAAGCGCTTGCTGAAGAATTTTCAGTTGAGCAGCCGCTACGAGTATTTGTTTTGGGAGCAGGCTTATCGTTTAGAACAATGGCGTGTCTGA